In Anaerolineales bacterium, one genomic interval encodes:
- a CDS encoding HEAT repeat domain-containing protein, whose translation MTSGSRSPRATCLSRPPASEAGLPELQFLIDELTSGDDARAERAAARLADLGPPAILLATQLLELGDPDQRWWAVRTLARLLSPQSTQALRRALSDTDVAVRQAAALGLREAGDPSCLPSLAEALADPDPLVARSAADALAAGRSEAVPHLSSALLDPRPRLRIEAARALALNPDPSVIPVLFSLLEDDSPLVAYWAEHGLEVHGQGMVFFPP comes from the coding sequence GTGACAAGTGGATCCAGGTCGCCGAGGGCGACCTGCCTGTCCCGCCCCCCGGCAAGTGAGGCCGGTCTGCCCGAGCTGCAGTTCCTGATTGACGAGCTGACCTCGGGGGATGACGCCCGGGCCGAGCGGGCCGCCGCCCGCCTGGCGGATCTCGGCCCCCCGGCCATCTTGCTGGCAACCCAGCTGCTCGAGCTGGGCGACCCCGATCAGCGCTGGTGGGCCGTGCGCACCCTGGCCAGGCTGCTCTCGCCGCAATCGACGCAGGCCCTGAGGCGGGCCCTATCCGACACCGACGTCGCTGTTCGCCAGGCTGCCGCCCTGGGACTGCGCGAGGCTGGCGATCCCTCCTGCCTTCCCTCTCTGGCCGAGGCCCTGGCCGATCCCGATCCGCTCGTGGCACGATCGGCGGCGGACGCCCTGGCCGCCGGGCGAAGCGAGGCGGTGCCGCATCTATCCAGCGCCCTGCTCGACCCCCGCCCGCGCCTGCGGATTGAGGCCGCGCGTGCCCTAGCCTTGAACCCCGATCCCTCGGTCATCCCGGTGCTGTTCTCCCTGCTGGAGGACGATTCACCGCTGGTAGCCTACTGGGCGGAACACGGCCTGGAAGTGCACGGACAAGGGATGGTATTTTTCCCTCCCTGA